Proteins found in one Mustela lutreola isolate mMusLut2 chromosome 10, mMusLut2.pri, whole genome shotgun sequence genomic segment:
- the SLC35E2B gene encoding solute carrier family 35 member E2B isoform X2, with amino-acid sequence MSASAKPLAPAEPAPGPEDKPRGKPLLAWGSLLGHRSEKIVFTRSEGAPEEKVLSITITETTVIESELGVWSSRALLYLTLWFFFSFCTLFLNKYILSLLEGEPSMLAQNPAFLPTQFHHDHAVCGSHEVRNSGFGSGQPEECGGFVCGDSEELCSRFHCDHVPDDPGGVHRLAGQPLPHPHHGGPGTVHGHGDKLQHPGVFSRVVHQHHGLFAKCFFKKAPQWGQIQVLGRRAPVLHQRRGRGHAGPRLGLLHGLAGDRPEREELQLQPGRRAAAADGRRAVPPAERHGLRPHGQDLPCDVQCRQHREARLDHVAQRHRVWQQRHQPVGDRHCASDSWRPALQQSQAAPAGGHAELGCGCQPDTRGRHGAADPQEPPAKPLSCGSPSRCPGPRGAAHRCCPPHWHGRPAPQVSRCRRPRDMPPSLLLS; translated from the exons ATGTCGGCTTCGGCAAAACCCCTCGCGCCGGCAGAGCCGGCCCCCGGCCCCGAGGACAAGCCCAGGGGGAAGCCGCTCCTTGCCTGGGGCTCCCTCTTGGGCCACCGCAGCGAGAAAATTGTTTTCACCAGGAGCGAGGGAGCCCCCGAGGAGAAGGTGCTCTCCATAACCATCACCGAGACCACCGTCATCGAGTCCGAGCTGGGCGTCTGGAGCTCCCGGGCTCTGCTCTACCTCACGCTGTGGTTCTTCTTCAGCTTCTGTACCCTCTTCCTCAACAAGTACATCCTGTCCTTGCTGGAAGGGGAGCCCAGCATGCTAG CACAAAACCCGGCTTTCTTACCCACCCAATTTCATCATGATCATGCTGTTTGTGGGTCTCATGAG GTTCGCAACAGTGGTTTTGGGTCTGGTCAGCCTGAAGAATGTGGCGGTTTCGTTTGCGGAGACAGTGAAGAGCTCTGCTCCCGTTTTCACTGTGATCATGTCCCGGATGATCCTGGGGGAGTACACAG GCTTGCTGGTCAACCTCTCCCTCATCCCCATCATGGGGGGCCTGGCACTGTGCACGGCCACGGAGATAAGCTTCAACATCCTGGGGTTTTCAGCCGCGTTGTCCACCAACATCATGGACTG TTTGcaaaatgttttttcaaaaaaGCTCCTCAGTGGGGACAAATACAGGTTCTC GGCCGCAGAGCTCCAGTTCTACACCAGCGCCGCGGCCGTGGCCATGCTGGTCCCCGCCTGGGTCTTCTTCATG GACTTGCCGGTGATCGGCCGGAGCGGGAGGAGCTTCAGTTACAGCCGGGACgtcgtgctgctgctgctgacggACGGCGTGCTGTTCCACCTGCAGAGCGTCACGGCCTACGCCCTCATGGGCAAGATCTCCCCTGTGACGTTCAG TGTCGCCAGCACCGTGAAGCACGCCTCGACCACGTGGCTCAGCGTCATCGTGTTTGGCAACAGCGTCACCAGCCTGTCGGCGACCGGCACTGCGCTAGTGACAGCTGGCGTCCTGCTCTACAACAAAGCCAAGCAGCACCAGCAGGAGGCCATGCAGAGCTTGGCTGCGGCTGCCAGCCGGACACCAGAGGACGACACGGAGCCGCTGACCCCCAAGAACCCCCGGCCAAACCACTGAGCTGTGGAAGCCCCAGCAGGTGCCCGGGGCCCCGAGGTGCTGCCCACCGCTGCTGTCCTCCTCACTGGCACGGACGCCCAGCCCCTCAGGTCAGTAGGTGCAGGAGACCAAGGGACATGCCGCCTTCCCTGCTCCTTTCTTGA
- the SLC35E2B gene encoding solute carrier family 35 member E2B isoform X3, with protein sequence MSASAKPLAPAEPAPGPEDKPRGKPLLAWGSLLGHRSEKIVFTRSEGAPEEKVLSITITETTVIESELGVWSSRALLYLTLWFFFSFCTLFLNKYILSLLEGEPSMLGAVQMLSTTFIGCVKIFVPCCLYQHKTRLSYPPNFIMIMLFVGLMRFATVVLGLVSLKNVAVSFAETVKSSAPVFTVIMSRMILGEYTGLLVNLSLIPIMGGLALCTATEISFNILGFSAALSTNIMDCLQNVFSKKLLSGDKYRFSAAELQFYTSAAAVAMLVPAWVFFMDLPVIGRSGRSFSYSRDVVLLLLTDGVLFHLQSVTAYALMGKISPVTFSVASTVKHASTTWLSVIVFGNSVTSLSATGTALVTAGVLLYNKAKQHQQEAMQSLAAAASRTPEDDTEPLTPKNPRPNH encoded by the exons ATGTCGGCTTCGGCAAAACCCCTCGCGCCGGCAGAGCCGGCCCCCGGCCCCGAGGACAAGCCCAGGGGGAAGCCGCTCCTTGCCTGGGGCTCCCTCTTGGGCCACCGCAGCGAGAAAATTGTTTTCACCAGGAGCGAGGGAGCCCCCGAGGAGAAGGTGCTCTCCATAACCATCACCGAGACCACCGTCATCGAGTCCGAGCTGGGCGTCTGGAGCTCCCGGGCTCTGCTCTACCTCACGCTGTGGTTCTTCTTCAGCTTCTGTACCCTCTTCCTCAACAAGTACATCCTGTCCTTGCTGGAAGGGGAGCCCAGCATGCTAG GTGCCGTGCAGATGCTGTCAACCACATTCATCGGCTGCGTTAAAATATTTGTTCCTTGCTGTTTGTATCAGCACAAAACCCGGCTTTCTTACCCACCCAATTTCATCATGATCATGCTGTTTGTGGGTCTCATGAG GTTCGCAACAGTGGTTTTGGGTCTGGTCAGCCTGAAGAATGTGGCGGTTTCGTTTGCGGAGACAGTGAAGAGCTCTGCTCCCGTTTTCACTGTGATCATGTCCCGGATGATCCTGGGGGAGTACACAG GCTTGCTGGTCAACCTCTCCCTCATCCCCATCATGGGGGGCCTGGCACTGTGCACGGCCACGGAGATAAGCTTCAACATCCTGGGGTTTTCAGCCGCGTTGTCCACCAACATCATGGACTG TTTGcaaaatgttttttcaaaaaaGCTCCTCAGTGGGGACAAATACAGGTTCTC GGCCGCAGAGCTCCAGTTCTACACCAGCGCCGCGGCCGTGGCCATGCTGGTCCCCGCCTGGGTCTTCTTCATG GACTTGCCGGTGATCGGCCGGAGCGGGAGGAGCTTCAGTTACAGCCGGGACgtcgtgctgctgctgctgacggACGGCGTGCTGTTCCACCTGCAGAGCGTCACGGCCTACGCCCTCATGGGCAAGATCTCCCCTGTGACGTTCAG TGTCGCCAGCACCGTGAAGCACGCCTCGACCACGTGGCTCAGCGTCATCGTGTTTGGCAACAGCGTCACCAGCCTGTCGGCGACCGGCACTGCGCTAGTGACAGCTGGCGTCCTGCTCTACAACAAAGCCAAGCAGCACCAGCAGGAGGCCATGCAGAGCTTGGCTGCGGCTGCCAGCCGGACACCAGAGGACGACACGGAGCCGCTGACCCCCAAGAACCCCCGGCCAAACCACTGA
- the SLC35E2B gene encoding solute carrier family 35 member E2B isoform X5, with amino-acid sequence MLSTTFIGCVKIFVPCCLYQHKTRLSYPPNFIMIMLFVGLMRFATVVLGLVSLKNVAVSFAETVKSSAPVFTVIMSRMILGEYTGLLVNLSLIPIMGGLALCTATEISFNILGFSAALSTNIMDCLQNVFSKKLLSGDKYRFSAAELQFYTSAAAVAMLVPAWVFFMDLPVIGRSGRSFSYSRDVVLLLLTDGVLFHLQSVTAYALMGKISPVTFSVASTVKHASTTWLSVIVFGNSVTSLSATGTALVTAGVLLYNKAKQHQQEAMQSLAAAASRTPEDDTEPLTPKNPRPNH; translated from the exons ATGCTGTCAACCACATTCATCGGCTGCGTTAAAATATTTGTTCCTTGCTGTTTGTATCAGCACAAAACCCGGCTTTCTTACCCACCCAATTTCATCATGATCATGCTGTTTGTGGGTCTCATGAG GTTCGCAACAGTGGTTTTGGGTCTGGTCAGCCTGAAGAATGTGGCGGTTTCGTTTGCGGAGACAGTGAAGAGCTCTGCTCCCGTTTTCACTGTGATCATGTCCCGGATGATCCTGGGGGAGTACACAG GCTTGCTGGTCAACCTCTCCCTCATCCCCATCATGGGGGGCCTGGCACTGTGCACGGCCACGGAGATAAGCTTCAACATCCTGGGGTTTTCAGCCGCGTTGTCCACCAACATCATGGACTG TTTGcaaaatgttttttcaaaaaaGCTCCTCAGTGGGGACAAATACAGGTTCTC GGCCGCAGAGCTCCAGTTCTACACCAGCGCCGCGGCCGTGGCCATGCTGGTCCCCGCCTGGGTCTTCTTCATG GACTTGCCGGTGATCGGCCGGAGCGGGAGGAGCTTCAGTTACAGCCGGGACgtcgtgctgctgctgctgacggACGGCGTGCTGTTCCACCTGCAGAGCGTCACGGCCTACGCCCTCATGGGCAAGATCTCCCCTGTGACGTTCAG TGTCGCCAGCACCGTGAAGCACGCCTCGACCACGTGGCTCAGCGTCATCGTGTTTGGCAACAGCGTCACCAGCCTGTCGGCGACCGGCACTGCGCTAGTGACAGCTGGCGTCCTGCTCTACAACAAAGCCAAGCAGCACCAGCAGGAGGCCATGCAGAGCTTGGCTGCGGCTGCCAGCCGGACACCAGAGGACGACACGGAGCCGCTGACCCCCAAGAACCCCCGGCCAAACCACTGA
- the SLC35E2B gene encoding solute carrier family 35 member E2B isoform X4: MSASAKPLAPAEPAPGPEDKPRGKPLLAWGSLLGHRSEKIVFTRSEGAPEEKVLSITITETTVIESELGVWSSRALLYLTLWFFFSFCTLFLNKYILSLLEGEPSMLAQNPAFLPTQFHHDHAVCGSHEVRNSGFGSGQPEECGGFVCGDSEELCSRFHCDHVPDDPGGVHRLAGQPLPHPHHGGPGTVHGHGDKLQHPGVFSRVVHQHHGLDLPVIGRSGRSFSYSRDVVLLLLTDGVLFHLQSVTAYALMGKISPVTFSVASTVKHASTTWLSVIVFGNSVTSLSATGTALVTAGVLLYNKAKQHQQEAMQSLAAAASRTPEDDTEPLTPKNPRPNH, encoded by the exons ATGTCGGCTTCGGCAAAACCCCTCGCGCCGGCAGAGCCGGCCCCCGGCCCCGAGGACAAGCCCAGGGGGAAGCCGCTCCTTGCCTGGGGCTCCCTCTTGGGCCACCGCAGCGAGAAAATTGTTTTCACCAGGAGCGAGGGAGCCCCCGAGGAGAAGGTGCTCTCCATAACCATCACCGAGACCACCGTCATCGAGTCCGAGCTGGGCGTCTGGAGCTCCCGGGCTCTGCTCTACCTCACGCTGTGGTTCTTCTTCAGCTTCTGTACCCTCTTCCTCAACAAGTACATCCTGTCCTTGCTGGAAGGGGAGCCCAGCATGCTAG CACAAAACCCGGCTTTCTTACCCACCCAATTTCATCATGATCATGCTGTTTGTGGGTCTCATGAG GTTCGCAACAGTGGTTTTGGGTCTGGTCAGCCTGAAGAATGTGGCGGTTTCGTTTGCGGAGACAGTGAAGAGCTCTGCTCCCGTTTTCACTGTGATCATGTCCCGGATGATCCTGGGGGAGTACACAG GCTTGCTGGTCAACCTCTCCCTCATCCCCATCATGGGGGGCCTGGCACTGTGCACGGCCACGGAGATAAGCTTCAACATCCTGGGGTTTTCAGCCGCGTTGTCCACCAACATCATGGACTG GACTTGCCGGTGATCGGCCGGAGCGGGAGGAGCTTCAGTTACAGCCGGGACgtcgtgctgctgctgctgacggACGGCGTGCTGTTCCACCTGCAGAGCGTCACGGCCTACGCCCTCATGGGCAAGATCTCCCCTGTGACGTTCAG TGTCGCCAGCACCGTGAAGCACGCCTCGACCACGTGGCTCAGCGTCATCGTGTTTGGCAACAGCGTCACCAGCCTGTCGGCGACCGGCACTGCGCTAGTGACAGCTGGCGTCCTGCTCTACAACAAAGCCAAGCAGCACCAGCAGGAGGCCATGCAGAGCTTGGCTGCGGCTGCCAGCCGGACACCAGAGGACGACACGGAGCCGCTGACCCCCAAGAACCCCCGGCCAAACCACTGA
- the SLC35E2B gene encoding solute carrier family 35 member E2B isoform X6, with amino-acid sequence MIMLFVGLMRFATVVLGLVSLKNVAVSFAETVKSSAPVFTVIMSRMILGEYTGLLVNLSLIPIMGGLALCTATEISFNILGFSAALSTNIMDCLQNVFSKKLLSGDKYRFSAAELQFYTSAAAVAMLVPAWVFFMDLPVIGRSGRSFSYSRDVVLLLLTDGVLFHLQSVTAYALMGKISPVTFSVASTVKHASTTWLSVIVFGNSVTSLSATGTALVTAGVLLYNKAKQHQQEAMQSLAAAASRTPEDDTEPLTPKNPRPNH; translated from the exons ATGATCATGCTGTTTGTGGGTCTCATGAG GTTCGCAACAGTGGTTTTGGGTCTGGTCAGCCTGAAGAATGTGGCGGTTTCGTTTGCGGAGACAGTGAAGAGCTCTGCTCCCGTTTTCACTGTGATCATGTCCCGGATGATCCTGGGGGAGTACACAG GCTTGCTGGTCAACCTCTCCCTCATCCCCATCATGGGGGGCCTGGCACTGTGCACGGCCACGGAGATAAGCTTCAACATCCTGGGGTTTTCAGCCGCGTTGTCCACCAACATCATGGACTG TTTGcaaaatgttttttcaaaaaaGCTCCTCAGTGGGGACAAATACAGGTTCTC GGCCGCAGAGCTCCAGTTCTACACCAGCGCCGCGGCCGTGGCCATGCTGGTCCCCGCCTGGGTCTTCTTCATG GACTTGCCGGTGATCGGCCGGAGCGGGAGGAGCTTCAGTTACAGCCGGGACgtcgtgctgctgctgctgacggACGGCGTGCTGTTCCACCTGCAGAGCGTCACGGCCTACGCCCTCATGGGCAAGATCTCCCCTGTGACGTTCAG TGTCGCCAGCACCGTGAAGCACGCCTCGACCACGTGGCTCAGCGTCATCGTGTTTGGCAACAGCGTCACCAGCCTGTCGGCGACCGGCACTGCGCTAGTGACAGCTGGCGTCCTGCTCTACAACAAAGCCAAGCAGCACCAGCAGGAGGCCATGCAGAGCTTGGCTGCGGCTGCCAGCCGGACACCAGAGGACGACACGGAGCCGCTGACCCCCAAGAACCCCCGGCCAAACCACTGA
- the SLC35E2B gene encoding solute carrier family 35 member E2B isoform X1 — translation MSASAKPLAPAEPAPGPEDKPRGKPLLAWGSLLGHRSEKIVFTRSEGAPEEKVLSITITETTVIESELGVWSSRALLYLTLWFFFSFCTLFLNKYILSLLEGEPSMLAQNPAFLPTQFHHDHAVCGSHEVRNSGFGSGQPEECGGFVCGDSEELCSRFHCDHVPDDPGGVHRLAGQPLPHPHHGGPGTVHGHGDKLQHPGVFSRVVHQHHGLSFVHYFSTGVFESSDRCPLPPTQSVPGAWPAAVCKMFFQKSSSVGTNTGSRPQSSSSTPAPRPWPCWSPPGSSSCQWHPHCPFCLCRSDDPRSLMCLTSSSSGLSHRSPFVRPSVRPSPHGWMPSRCLISALADSPAVNLGVRVTNPDPAPGSSGGRPDVGCRARRSCLLNLLRTVLRWLHQFTFPPAALKASSCPSSAARVLSIFCSRWSPCAHVRRSPLPSPPVLWVCVSRTVSDAERPLMGFLATRVHVHVQKVGGAVWVPREKAVCRPLLGLSLWAQETGYP, via the exons ATGTCGGCTTCGGCAAAACCCCTCGCGCCGGCAGAGCCGGCCCCCGGCCCCGAGGACAAGCCCAGGGGGAAGCCGCTCCTTGCCTGGGGCTCCCTCTTGGGCCACCGCAGCGAGAAAATTGTTTTCACCAGGAGCGAGGGAGCCCCCGAGGAGAAGGTGCTCTCCATAACCATCACCGAGACCACCGTCATCGAGTCCGAGCTGGGCGTCTGGAGCTCCCGGGCTCTGCTCTACCTCACGCTGTGGTTCTTCTTCAGCTTCTGTACCCTCTTCCTCAACAAGTACATCCTGTCCTTGCTGGAAGGGGAGCCCAGCATGCTAG CACAAAACCCGGCTTTCTTACCCACCCAATTTCATCATGATCATGCTGTTTGTGGGTCTCATGAG GTTCGCAACAGTGGTTTTGGGTCTGGTCAGCCTGAAGAATGTGGCGGTTTCGTTTGCGGAGACAGTGAAGAGCTCTGCTCCCGTTTTCACTGTGATCATGTCCCGGATGATCCTGGGGGAGTACACAG GCTTGCTGGTCAACCTCTCCCTCATCCCCATCATGGGGGGCCTGGCACTGTGCACGGCCACGGAGATAAGCTTCAACATCCTGGGGTTTTCAGCCGCGTTGTCCACCAACATCATGGACTG AGTTTTGTCCATTATTTTTCCACTGGCGTCTTCGAGAGCTCAGACCGATGTCCGCTCCCTCCCACACAGTCCGTCCCCGGGGCCTGGCCCGCGGCAG TTTGcaaaatgttttttcaaaaaaGCTCCTCAGTGGGGACAAATACAGGTTCTC GGCCGCAGAGCTCCAGTTCTACACCAGCGCCGCGGCCGTGGCCATGCTGGTCCCCGCCTGGGTCTTCTTCATG CCAGTGGCACCCGCACTGTCCTTTCTGTCTGTGCAGATCTGACGACCCTAGGTctctcat GTGCctaacctcctcctcctctgggctGAGTCATCGGAGTCCGTTCGTCCGTCCTTCCGTCCGTCCGTCCCCACACGGATGGATGCCTAGTCGCTGCCTCATTTCGGCATTGGCGGACAGTCCTGCTGTGAACCTGGGCGTGCGCGTAACGAACCCAGACCCCGCTCCCGGTTCCTCGGGCGGGCGCCCAGACGTGGGGTGCCGTGCTCGCAGGAGTTGTCTGTTGAACCTTCTGAGGACTGTCCTGCggtggctacaccagtttactTTCCCGCCAGCAGCGCTCAAGGCCTCCAGCTGCCCCTCCTCCGCTGCGCGTGTCCTTTCCATTTTCTGTTCTCGGTGGTCACCGTGCGCGCACGTGAGGCGGTCTCCCCTGCCGTCTCCCCCGGTGCTATGGGTTTGCGTTTCCCGGACGGTCAGTGATGCTGAGCGCCCTCTCATGGGCTTCTTGGCCACGCGCGTGCATGTGCACGTTCAGAAGGTTGGTGGGGCTGTTTGGGTGCCGCGCGAGAAGGCTGTTTGCAGACCACTGCTCGGCCTCAGCTTGTGGGCCCAGGAGACTGGGTACCCGTGA